One genomic window of Desulfurella sp. includes the following:
- a CDS encoding DNA methyltransferase, with translation IVLDPFMGAGSTAIACINTNRNFIGIEKEEKYFNIAKELIEKYKKQSKLI, from the coding sequence ATCGTTTTAGATCCTTTCATGGGGGCAGGTTCAACCGCTATAGCGTGTATCAATACGAATAGAAATTTTATTGGAATTGAGAAAGAAGAAAAATATTTTAATATTGCAAAAGAATTAATTGAAAAATATAAAAAACAAAGTAAATTAATATAA